The proteins below come from a single Halictus rubicundus isolate RS-2024b chromosome 13, iyHalRubi1_principal, whole genome shotgun sequence genomic window:
- the Nan gene encoding transient receptor potential cation channel subfamily V member nanchung, whose product MGNTESNVASGVKKQTDASSIVLYKLVDMKGGGLLVDMMKRATQTKQYAELDHALRTKVEPYLYNKGKGKWIPIEKLVLLRNKDRPKHKMLPPLRAMENPGDYDIDKDMETDEEVDETKIDKSKYRLVCWSLSERGAVGETILHLCMLHATAIHIDLAKRLLRFYPKLINDVYMSDEYYGESALHIAIVNEDPALVKLLLDSGADVHERCFGNFMSPEDQKASRSDSLEHEWVCVTPETNYNGYVYWGEYPLSFAACLGQEECYRLVLARGADPDKQDTNGNTVLHMLVIYEKLNAFDMAYEMGASLPIKNAQHLTPLTLSAKLARIEMFFHILNIEREIYWQIGSITCAAYPLSQVDTIDVTTGTISHNSALNLVVFGEKDEHLELMDGILIDLLNAKWNTFVKSRFYRQFFLFCFYFVLSLVSFTLRPGPSTVSDDVTTTTYTETTESFASNEFSVTPTPRSAVPTQFTDDIVATEIHRDASLSKLLEKLVASSFDITLTSSLNVTPVFLEKLKFHVVSEVTAKLRNALSADENGTDSPTFVPATKKPTIEDPGGRPEPLLDTIPLLDTNSDSNANDNSAPGDNWWSNVTQECRLLQLTSLSAKVRIIAELLMEFAATLYILAALREARFLGLSMFVENLMTAPSRVMFLFSCCILLSFPFLRVSCADRVEDMLAVVVMLTTAPYFLFFCRGFKTVGPFVVMIYRMIMGDLLRFVSIYLVFVMGFSQAYYIIFLSFDNPNTPEGVDDSMNNPMPSPMESVMAMFLMSMTNFGDYYSAFERTQHEMEAKFLFVLYMAIVAILLVNMLIAMMGNTYQKIAETRNEWQRQWARIVLVVERGVSPEERLKKLMDYSQPMSDGRKALVLRLNQSEEDKEEMKEILEMKRTHDKLYQKRLAKMANRKASRQADDTATIS is encoded by the exons GTAACGTAGCCAGCGGAGTGAAAAAGCAGACGGACGCATCTTCCATTGTGCTGTACAAGTTGGTCGACATGAAAG GAGGAGGCTTGCTGGTGGACATGATGAAACGAGCGACGCAGACGAAACAGTACGCCGAACTGGACCATGCTTTGCGCACCAAGGTGGAGCCGTACCTGTACAACAAAGGAAAAGGGAAATGGATTCCCATCGAAAAATTAGTCTTGCTGCGAAACAAGGATAGACCGAAACACAAAATG CTTCCGCCGTTGAGGGCTATGGAAAACCCGGGCGATTATGATATAGACAAGGATATGGAGACGGACGAGGAAGTCGACGAGACGAAAATAG ACAAATCCAAGTACAGGTTGGTCTGTTGGAGTCTGAGCGAACGGGGCGCGGTCGGAGAAACGATTCTGCACTTGTGCATGCTGCACGCGACTGCTATTCACATCGACCTGGCGAAACGCTTGCTGCGTTTTTATCCGAAGCTTATCAACGACGTATACATGAGCGACGAGTATTACG GCGAAAGCGCGCTGCACATCGCGATAGTGAACGAGGACCCGGCCTTGGTCAAGCTGCTTCTGGACAGCGGCGCGGACGTACACGAGAGGTGTTTCGGGAACTTTATGAGCCCAGAAGATCAAAAAGCATCGCGGTCCGACAGCTTGGAGCACGAGTGGGTGTGCGTCACGCCGGAGACCAACTATAACGG GTACGTCTACTGGGGCGAGTACCCTTTGAGCTTCGCGGCCTGCTTAGGCCAAGAAGAATGTTACAGACTGGTTTTGGCGAGAGGAGCGGACCCAGACAAGCAGGACACGAACGGTAACACCGTTCTGCACATGCTGGTCATCTACGAGAAATTG AACGCGTTCGACATGGCGTACGAGATGGGGGCGTCTCTGCCGATCAAGAACGCTCAGCATCTGACGCCGCTGACGCTATCGGCCAAACTGGCAAGAATCGAAATGTTCTTCCACATTCTGAACATCGAGAGGGAAATTTACTGGCAGATCGGGAGCATTACCTGCGCGGCGTATCCTCTCTCGCAAGTCGACACCATCGACGTTACCACGGGGACCATCAGCCACAATTCGGCCCTGAATTTGGTCGTGTTCGGC GAAAAGGACGAGCATCTGGAACTGATGGACGGAATTCTGATCGACCTGTTGAACGCAAAATGGAACACCTTTGTCAAGTCTCGATTTTACCGTCAATTTTTCCTGTTCTGCTTCTATTTCGTTCTATCGTTGGTCAGCTTCACTCTCCGGCCGGGACCTTCCACGGTGTCCGATGACGTCACGACCACCACTTACACCGAGACAACCGAATCGTTCGCGTCCAACGAATTCTCCGTGACACCGACACCGAGGTCGGCTGTTCCGACCCAGTTTACGGACGACATTGTCGCAACCGAAATCCATCGAGACGCGAGTCTTTCCAAACTGCTCGAGAAACTCGTGGCTAGCAGTTTCGACATAACCCTAACATCCTCCTTGAACGTGACGCCGGTCTTCCTCGAGAAACTGAAATTCCACGTGGTTTCCGAAGTAACGGCCAAGCTAAGAAACGCCCTGTCGGCGGATGAAAACGGAACCGATTCTCCAACGTTTGTTCCTGCAACAAAAAAACCAACGATCGAAGATCCCGGAGGCAGGCCGGAGCCGCTGCTCGATACCATTCCGTTGCTCGACACCAACTCCGACTCGAACGCGAACGACAACTCCGCCCCCGGTGACAATTG GTGGAGCAACGTTACCCAAGAATGCAGGCTGCTGCAGCTGACGAGCCTGTCGGCAAAGGTTCGAATAATCGCCGAGCTGCTGATGGAATTCGCGGCGACGCTTTACATCCTGGCCGCGCTCAGGGAAGCTAGGTTCCTCGGTCTTAGCATGTTCGTGGAAAATCTA ATGACTGCACCGTCGCGAGTAATGTTCCTCTTCTCTTGTTGCATACTATTATCTTTTCCATTTCTGAGAGTGAGCTGCGCAGATCGGGTCGAGGACATGTTGGCGGTTGTCGTCATGTTGACCACCGCGCCCTATTTCTTGTTCTTCTGCAGAGGCTTCAAAACGGTCGGCCCTTTCGTCGTCATGATCTACAGAATGATCATGGGGGATCTGTTGCGTTTCGTCTCCATCTACCTGGTCTTCGTAATGGGATTTTCTCAAG CCTACTACATCATATTTCTGTCGTTCGACAATCCTAACACGCCGGAAGGTGTCGACGACTCGATGAACAACCCGATGCCCTCGCCCATGGAGAGCGTGATGGCGATGTTCTTGATGAGCATGACAAACTTCGGGGACTACTACAGCGCGTTCGAGAGGACGCAGCACGAGATGGAAGCCAAG TTTCTCTTCGTTCTTTACATGGCGATCGTCGCGATCCTGCTCGTAAACATGTTGATCGCTATGATGGGGAACACGTATCAGAAGATCGCGGAGACCAGAAACGAGTGGCAGAGACaa TGGGCGCGCATAGTTTTGGTGGTCGAGCGAGGGGTCAGTCCGGAGGAGAGGCTGAAAAAGTTGATGGATTATTCGCAGCCGATGTCGGACGGTCGCAAAGCGTTGGTGCTTCGTCTGAACCAATCG GAAGAGGACAAGGAGGAGATGAAGGAGATTCTAGAGATGAAGAGGACTCATGACAAATTGTACCAGAAACGACTGGCCAAAATGGCAAACAGAAAGGCTTCGAGGCAAGCCGACGATACCGCTACGATATCGTAA
- the LOC143360679 gene encoding dynein axonemal assembly factor 19 isoform X2, with the protein MTDKSKKIRRSQFNSAIDYASLKLELEDALRADQLYRLRNDAKLRAVDQNVPTYDHFRQMVILDNTKIDKEFETDLYVLSNRIDQVNAAHLRPLQRDDWLFRAKEGSSWNPVAVNDHSEPKTHWNSIVRNQEERRADIEQIESTDIVTCEQFTRGWKAIQEHAARFRYLESFKDLFVQKIFRSEIPSPLFAELMDVCSEAVAQPTDNIENVVEILSVMSRCNRFSLTINFMGEKEKSTCRRLFDRLIERARDRHHFLVDAIESLRITYGLRNNPQAESSI; encoded by the exons ATGACCGATAAATCAAAGAAAATCCGAAGGAGCCAATTCAATTCTGCGATCGATTATGCGAGCTTGAAGCTAGAACTCGAGGACGCGCTTAGAGCGGATCAATTGTACAGGTTACGGAACGACGCGAAGCTCAGAGCGGTCGATCAGAATGTGCCTACATACGACCACTTCAGACAAATGGTAATTCTTGATAATACAAAGATCGACAAAGAGTTCGAGACCGATCTCTACGTTCTTTCGAATCGAATCGATCAGGTGAATGCTGCGCATCTGAGGCCATTGCAGCGGGACGATTGGTTGTTTCGAGCCAAGGAAGGATCCTCTTGGAACCCTGTCGCGGTCAACGATCACTCGGAACCGAAGACACACTGGAATTCTATTGTCCGGAACCAAGAAGAACGTCGAGCGGACATCGAGCAAATCGAAAGTACCGATATCGTTACGTGCGAACAATTTACGCGAGGTTGGAAAGCGATCCAAGAGCACGCGGCAAGGTTTCGCTATCTCGAAAGCTTCAA AGACCTCTTCGTACAGAAAATTTTTCGCAGTGAAATTCCCTCGCCATTGTTCGCCGAGCTGATGGACGTATGCTCCGAAGCAGTTGCGCAACCTACGGACAACATTGAGAACGTCGTAGAGATTTTAAGCGTTATGAGCAGATGCAATAGATTTTCCTTGACCATCAACTTCATGGGAGAAAAGGAGAAAAGTACGTGCAGACGCTTATTCGATCGTTTgatcgagcgagcgagagacCGGCACCATTTTCTGGTAGATGCGATCGAATCGTTGAGGATAACCTACGGCCTACGGAATAATCCACAAGCCGAATCAAGTATCTGA
- the LOC143360679 gene encoding dynein axonemal assembly factor 19 isoform X3, whose amino-acid sequence MTDKSKKIRRSQFNSAIDYASLKLELEDALRADQLYRLRNDAKLRAVDQNVPTYDHFRQMVNAAHLRPLQRDDWLFRAKEGSSWNPVAVNDHSEPKTHWNSIVRNQEERRADIEQIESTDIVTCEQFTRGWKAIQEHAARFRYLESFKDLFVQKIFRSEIPSPLFAELMDVCSEAVAQPTDNIENVVEILSVMSRCNRFSLTINFMGEKEKSTCRRLFDRLIERARDRHHFLVDAIESLRITYGLRNNPQAESSI is encoded by the exons ATGACCGATAAATCAAAGAAAATCCGAAGGAGCCAATTCAATTCTGCGATCGATTATGCGAGCTTGAAGCTAGAACTCGAGGACGCGCTTAGAGCGGATCAATTGTACAGGTTACGGAACGACGCGAAGCTCAGAGCGGTCGATCAGAATGTGCCTACATACGACCACTTCAGACAAATG GTGAATGCTGCGCATCTGAGGCCATTGCAGCGGGACGATTGGTTGTTTCGAGCCAAGGAAGGATCCTCTTGGAACCCTGTCGCGGTCAACGATCACTCGGAACCGAAGACACACTGGAATTCTATTGTCCGGAACCAAGAAGAACGTCGAGCGGACATCGAGCAAATCGAAAGTACCGATATCGTTACGTGCGAACAATTTACGCGAGGTTGGAAAGCGATCCAAGAGCACGCGGCAAGGTTTCGCTATCTCGAAAGCTTCAA AGACCTCTTCGTACAGAAAATTTTTCGCAGTGAAATTCCCTCGCCATTGTTCGCCGAGCTGATGGACGTATGCTCCGAAGCAGTTGCGCAACCTACGGACAACATTGAGAACGTCGTAGAGATTTTAAGCGTTATGAGCAGATGCAATAGATTTTCCTTGACCATCAACTTCATGGGAGAAAAGGAGAAAAGTACGTGCAGACGCTTATTCGATCGTTTgatcgagcgagcgagagacCGGCACCATTTTCTGGTAGATGCGATCGAATCGTTGAGGATAACCTACGGCCTACGGAATAATCCACAAGCCGAATCAAGTATCTGA
- the LOC143360679 gene encoding dynein axonemal assembly factor 19 isoform X1 produces the protein MTDKSKKIRRSQFNSAIDYASLKLELEDALRADQLYRLRNDAKLRAVDQNVPTYDHFRQMVNAAHLRPLQRDDWLFRAKEGSSWNPVAVNDHSEPKTHWNSIVRNQEERRADIEQIESTDIVTCEQFTRGWKAIQEHAARFRYLESFKYDNYRMTHLSRNIQLAYIVFPFFSFLFFFSRDLFVQKIFRSEIPSPLFAELMDVCSEAVAQPTDNIENVVEILSVMSRCNRFSLTINFMGEKEKSTCRRLFDRLIERARDRHHFLVDAIESLRITYGLRNNPQAESSI, from the exons ATGACCGATAAATCAAAGAAAATCCGAAGGAGCCAATTCAATTCTGCGATCGATTATGCGAGCTTGAAGCTAGAACTCGAGGACGCGCTTAGAGCGGATCAATTGTACAGGTTACGGAACGACGCGAAGCTCAGAGCGGTCGATCAGAATGTGCCTACATACGACCACTTCAGACAAATG GTGAATGCTGCGCATCTGAGGCCATTGCAGCGGGACGATTGGTTGTTTCGAGCCAAGGAAGGATCCTCTTGGAACCCTGTCGCGGTCAACGATCACTCGGAACCGAAGACACACTGGAATTCTATTGTCCGGAACCAAGAAGAACGTCGAGCGGACATCGAGCAAATCGAAAGTACCGATATCGTTACGTGCGAACAATTTACGCGAGGTTGGAAAGCGATCCAAGAGCACGCGGCAAGGTTTCGCTATCTCGAAAGCTTCAAGTACGATAACTATCGAATGACGCATCTTTCCAGAAACATCCAGCTCGCGTATATcgtctttcctttcttttcttttcttttcttcttttccagAGACCTCTTCGTACAGAAAATTTTTCGCAGTGAAATTCCCTCGCCATTGTTCGCCGAGCTGATGGACGTATGCTCCGAAGCAGTTGCGCAACCTACGGACAACATTGAGAACGTCGTAGAGATTTTAAGCGTTATGAGCAGATGCAATAGATTTTCCTTGACCATCAACTTCATGGGAGAAAAGGAGAAAAGTACGTGCAGACGCTTATTCGATCGTTTgatcgagcgagcgagagacCGGCACCATTTTCTGGTAGATGCGATCGAATCGTTGAGGATAACCTACGGCCTACGGAATAATCCACAAGCCGAATCAAGTATCTGA